A stretch of the Capricornis sumatraensis isolate serow.1 chromosome 21, serow.2, whole genome shotgun sequence genome encodes the following:
- the LOC138097509 gene encoding zinc finger protein 271 isoform X2, which yields MASKEEITAKIEPLTEESGNPRNDVLQDSECKEVSGLGDKFNEKDQNLFKRRQHNCDECGQSFACSTGLIRHRRTHWEKPYGCDQCGKAFNVSSALVLHQRIHTGEKPYPCNWCIKSFSRSSDLIKHQRVHTGEKPYKCDECGKAFSQSSDLIIHQRIHTGEKPYQCSHCSKSFSQRSDLVKHQRIHTGEKPYTCNQCNKHFSQSSDVIKHQRIHTGEKPYKCDVCGKAFSQSSDLILHQRIHTGEKPYPCNQCNKSFSQNSDLIKHRRIHTGEKPYKCNECGKAFNQSSVLILHQRIHTGEKPYPCNQCSKTFSRLSDLINHQRIHTGEKPYPCNQCSKMFSRRSDLIKHYRIHTGEKPYECDECGKTFSQSSNLILHQRIHTGEKPYPCSDCTKSFSRRSDLVKHQRIHTGEKPYTCNQCNKSFSQSSDLTKHQRVHSGEKPYHCDCCEKAFSQSSDLILHQRIHTGEKPYPCTQCSKSFSQNSDLIKHQRIHTGEKPYKCNECGKAFSQCSALVLHQRIHTGEKPYPCDQCGKGFSRHSDLINHQRVHTSENPYKCDVCRKAFSTCTDLTEHQRIHMREKPHRCVQCSSFSQLADLNHHEKIHAGEDALNVGKPLVYTPTLFSTRDALPEKNLRNAIDYEKGFNQCSALMLH from the coding sequence ATGGCTTCCAAGGAGGAAATTACAGCAAAAATTGAACCATTGACTGAAGAGTCTGGCAACCCTAGAAACGATGTTCTCCAGGATTCTGAATGCAAAGAAGTCTCTGGACTTGGGGATAAATTCAATGAAAAGGATCAGAACCTCTTTAAAAGAAGACAGCACAACTGTGATGAATGTGGGCAAAGCTTTGCTTGTAGTACAGGCCTTATTAGGCATCGAAGAACCCACTGGGAGAAACCCTATGGATGTGATCAGTGTGGAAAGGCCTTTAATGTGAGCTCAGCCCTGGTTctgcatcagagaattcatactggagagaaaccctatccTTGTAATTGGTGCATTAAAAGTTTCAGTCGGAGCTCAGACCTTATTAAACATCAAAGAGTCCACACTGGTgaaaaaccttacaaatgtgatgaatgtgggaaagccttcagtcAGAGCTCTGATCTTATTATACATCAGAGAATCCATACAGGAGAAAAACCCTATCAATGTAGTCATTGTAGTAAAAGTTTTAGCCAGCGCTCAGACCTGGTTAAACATCAGAGAAtccatactggagagaagccttatacATGTAACCAGTGTAACAAACATTTTAGTCAGAGTTCTGATGTTATAAAACATCAAAGAATCCACACTGgtgagaaaccatataaatgcgATGTgtgtggaaaagccttcagtcAGAGCTCAGATCTTATTCTACATCAGAGaatccacactggagagaaaccatatccATGTAATCAGTGTAACAAAAGTTTCAGTCAGAACTCAGACCTTATTAAACATCGAAGgatccacactggagagaaaccctataaatgtaatgaatgtggaaaagcttttaatCAGAGCTCAGTTCTTATTCtgcatcagagaattcacactggagagaaaccctatccATGTAATCAGTGTAGCAAAACCTTCAGTAGACTTTCAGATCTTATTAATCATCAAcgaattcacactggagagaagccttaccCATGTAACCAGTGCAGTAAAATGTTTAGTCGAAGATCGGACCTTATTAAACATTACAGAATTCATACAGGTGAGAAACCCTATGAGTGTGATGAGTGTGGGAAAACCTTTAGTCAAAGCTCAAACCTTATTCTGCATCAGAGaatccacactggagagaaaccctatccATGTAGTGATTGTACTAAAAGTTTTAGTCGTCGTTCAGACCTTGTGAAACATCAAAGAatacacactggagagaaaccgtACACATGTAATCAGTGCAATAAAAGTTTTAGTCAAAGCTCAGACCTCACTAAACATCAGAGAGTACACTCTGGAGAAAAACCCTATCATTGTGATTGTTGTGAGAAAGCTTTCAGTCAGAGTTCTGACCTTATtcttcatcagagaattcacactggagaaaaaccaTATCCATGCACACAGTGCAGCAAAAGTTTCAGTCAGAACTCAGACCTTATCAAGCACCAGAGGATCCACACTGGGGAAAAACCATATAAATGTAATGAGTGTGGGAAGGCTTTCAGTCAGTGTTCAGCTCTTGTCCTACATCAGAGGATCCATACTGGGGAGAAACCATACCCATGTGATCAATGTGGCAAAGGCTTTAGTCGGCACTCAGATCTCATTAACCATCAAAGAGTCCACACGAGTGAAAatccatataaatgtgatgtgtgtaGAAAAGCCTTCAGCACATGCACTGATCTTACTGAACACCAGAGAATCCACATGAGAGAGAAACCACACAGGTGCGTTCAGTGCAGTAGTTTTAGCCAGCTCGCTGATCTTAATCATCATGAGAAAATTCATGCTGGGGAAGATGCTTTGAATGTGGGAAAACCTTTAGTGTATACCCCAACTTTATTCAGTACTAGAGATGCTCTGCCAGAAAAAAATCTTAGGAATGCTATTGATTATGAAAAAGGTTTTAATCAATGTTCAGCTCTCatgctacattaa